Part of the Acidobacteriota bacterium genome is shown below.
CAACGCCTGGGTTGCCCTGGCGGTGGTGCTGACGCTGCTGGCGCTGGTGCGGGCGCCGAAGTTGCTCCTCGCCTATCTGCCGGTGGGGCTGATCATCCTGCTCTTGGCACCGGTGCCCATCCTGCAGCGGGTGGGCTCGATCTTCGATTTGCGGGATCCCTCCAACTACGATCGTCTGTGCATGGTCTACGCCGGCGCCCACATGGTGGCGGACCGGCCCCTGCTGGGGCTCGGCCCGGAGATGGTGCCGGAACGCTACGCCATCTACCGCCATCCTTCGGCCACCCGCTATTGGGTACCCCACCTGCACAATAGCTGGCTCAACATCGCCGCCGAGCGCGGGCTGGCGTCGCTGGCGGTGCTGGTGGCGCTCTTCGGCTGGAGTGGTTGGACCGCGTGGCGGCGACTGCGGGCGGAGGGCGGCCGGGCCTCGCCGCGGGCGGACCTCTACTACGGCGTGCTGCTAACCCTGGTGGCCTTCACCATCGCCGGCCTGTTCGAGGACAATTGGGCCGATACGGAAGTTCAACGGCTGGTGCTCTTCGTGCTGGTGGTGCCGTTTTGTTTGGGCCCAGCCAGCTCCGAGGAAGCCAGCCCCGAGGAGATGAGCGGGGCCTCCGGGCAAGAACCGGGAGTCGTGTCCTGACCTCAAGCTCGACCGTCGACGTGGTGGGCTGGCGCCCACCCTACAACCGCAGGGCAGCGCCTCTTCCGTAGGGTGGGCGCCAGCCCACCAACGCTCTTGAAGCACCCGCGAATGCTATGATCGCCCATTCCGGTGCGGCATCCGGCGGCGCTGGATATTTTGCTGCCGCAACGCAAACGTCGGGGAGTTCCATGTCCGAGACGGCCACCCGCCTCGATCAGCTGCTGGTCCAGCGCGGCCTGTTTCGCAGCCGCGAGCAGGCACGGCGGGCGGTGCGGGGTGGCGTGGTGGCGGTGGACGGCAGAACCGTGGACAAGCCGTCCCGACCGGTGGCGGAGGACGCCCCGGTGGAGATCCGGGGTCCGGCGGAGCCGTTCGTCTCCCGCGCCGGCGGCAAGCTGGCAGCGGCCCTGGAGACCTTCGCCGTCGATCCTACCGGCTGGGTTTGCCTCGACGTCGGGGCCTCCACCGGCGGTTTTACCGATTGTCTGTTGCAACGGGGCGCGGAGCGGGTCTATGCCCTAGACGTCGGTCACGACCAGCTGGACGAGCGATTGCGCCGAGACCCGCGGGTGATCGTCCACGAGGGGGTCAACGCCCGCTATCTGAAGCCGGGCTTCCTGCCCGAGGCGGTGCAGCTGGCGACCTTCGACCTGAGCTTCATCTCGGTGCTCAAGGTGGTGCCGGCGGTGCTGCCCCTGGTGGCGGAGGGAGGGCTCCTCATCGCTCTGCTCAAGCCCCAATTCGAAGTCGGGCGTTCCGGCGTCGGCAAGGGCGGGGTGGTGCGGGACGAAGCGCGGCGCCGGCAGGTGCTGGAAGAGCGCCGCGAGGAATTGTCCGGCCTCGGTTTACGCTTTCTAGGGAGAGTGGACTCGCCGGTACCCGGCAAGACGGGGAATCGCGAGGAGCTGGTGTGCTTCCAGCGGCCCGCAGCCCGGCGGCTGGTGGATCGAGGCACGAAACGGGAGCCGGCGGGTCTTTAGGAGTTGGCGGCGGACGAGCGCCGAGGAGACGAAATCATCGTGGATCATCCATCGCAGCGCGGCCCCATCGACCCTTCGGCACCAGACTCGGACTCGCCAGACCCGGAGCGCCGGGAGAGCGCTGGCGAGGTTTTGGGAGAGACTCGCTTTCGGCGTGTCGGCGTGGTGGCAAAGCCCGAGATCGAGGCCATGCGGGTCGCCGGGGAGCTCGGGGAGTGGCTGCGCCGGCGGCAGATGGAGGTGCACCTGGACGCCCGCACCTTGGCGCAGGTGGGCAATGGAGCCACCGGCTGCTTCGACCCTTCCGGGGACTACGACCTGGTGGTGGCTTTGGGCGGCGACGGCACCCTTTTGGGAGTCGCTCGGCGGCTCAACGGCGACACGCCGCTGCTGGGGGTCAACCTGGGGAATTTGGGCTTCCTCACCGAGGTAGGCCGCACCGAGCTGTATCCGACCCTGGTCAAGGTCCTCTCCGGTGACTTCGAGCTCGAGGAGCGCTCTCTGCTCCAGGTCACCGTCTTCCCCCAGGACGGCTCGCCCCAGCGTTTCCAGGCGTTCAACGACGCGGTCATCGCCAAGGGGGCGCGCTCGCGCATCGTCGAGCTCAACCTGAGCGTCGATCAACATCCGGTGGCCCGCTATCGCGCCGACGGCATGATCATCTCCACCCCCACCGGTTCCACCGCCTACAATCTCTCCGCCGGCGGCCCCATCCTCTTCCCCCAGCTGCCCGCCACGGTGCTCGCCCCCATCTGTCCCCACACCCTGTCGCTGCGCCCCATGGTGGTGCCCAGCTACGCCTGCATCGAGGTGGTGTTGGAGACTCGGGACGAGGAGGTCTTCGTCACCATCGACGGCCAGGAGGGCACCACTCTGGCGTACCACGACCGGGTGCAGATCACCCGCAGCCGCTCGTGTATCCATCTGGTGAAGACGTCGAACCGAACCTTCTACGACAGCCTGCGGGGCAAGCTGCGCTGGGGCGGCCTGTCCTCCGAACCGGCCAAGAAATCGTGAGCCCATCCCCGCGGTCCCTATCCGCACCAGGAGTCACCGCCGGCTAGCCGTCGGCGGTGGCTTGCAGCATGAAGAGCCCTGCTTCCAGCACGCCTGCTTCTCCGGAGCCTGCGCCGGACTCTGCGCCCGGTCCGTCTCCCGGTGGGGGCACCGCCTCGAAGGCTGGCAAGGAACGCCCCAAGGGCCGCCGCTGGCGGGCATTGCGGCGTTGGCTGATTCGAGGGGTCCTGTGGATTGCCGCGCTGCTGGCATTCCTGGTCTTCGTAGGGACCGTGTCGGTGCGCAGCGCAGCGGTGCGGGAGGCGTTGCGCCTGCAGGTGGTGGATCGCCTGAGCAGCTCGTTGGAGCGGTCCGTGACCCTGGAGGAAGTGGATTTCTCCCTCCTACCGCCGGTGCTCGAGCTGCAGGATCTGCGGGTGGCGGCGGAGGCTACCGGGGATCCGCCGGTGTTGACGGTGGAACGGCTGCGGCTGGAGGGGGCGATCCTCAATCCCTGGCGGCGGCGCTGGCGGCTGCGCCAGGTGGAGGTGGTGCGGCCTCATCTGCGGCTCACCGTGGATCCCGAGGGCGAGATCAACCTGCCCCTGCCGGAGGCCGGGGACGGCGGCCAGGTGCGCATCGGCGCCCTGCTGGTGGAGGATGGCGTGCTGGAGTTCGAGGAGCAGCAGTGGCCCTTGACCCTGAACGCCCAGGACGTGCGGGCGCGGATGGTGGGAGAAGGGCCGGGCCGGCTCCAGGGGCAGGCGACGGCGGCGTCGGTGCAGCTGCGGCTGCCGCAGGCCGAGAATTATCCGCTGGAGGTCACCGTCAACGGCCGCTACGGCCCGGGGGAGGTGATCCTGGATTCGGTGCGGGCGGTGGGCGAAGGTCTCTCCATGGACGCCGCCGGCAGTGTTTCCTGGGGGCGCTCGCTGCGCGAGTCCGGGGCGGCGGAGCGCTATCTGGTAGAGCTGGAGACGACCCTGCGGGGCAGCTCCCAAGTGCTCACGGACCTCGGCTATTTGAACGGTGAGCTCAGCGGCCCATTGCGCACCGAAGGCGTGTTTCAGGCGTGGGACGGTGAATGGGGCTATCAGGGCACCGCATCTTCCCCGGAGCTGGAATGGTCCGGGCGACGGCTGGAGAGCTTGAGCGGTGAGCTCAGCGCCGATCGCGAGCGGGTGCACCTGGACCTGCAGCGGGGCTCCTACGCCGGCGGCGACCTCCGGGGCTGGGCGGTGGTGGAGCTGGAGTCACCGACCTATCCGGTGGAGGTGGATCTGGACTTCCGGGGCGTGCCCCTGGATCGCCTGCTGGCCTCCGAGGGACTTTCCCTCTCCGGCTTCGCCAGCGTCGTGGACGGCGAGCTCGACTATCGATCGGTGCAGCAGGGGAGGGATCGAGGCTATGGCTGGGGACAGTTCGAAATCTCGCCCACCTCGGGACCAGGAGTCGCCCTGGCGGGCACCGTACCGCTGACCATCGAGGACGGGCTGGTGTCGAGTCAGGCGGTGCTGCTGGGCTCGGAGCGCCAGCGCCTCTTCTTCGGTGGCAGCTACGACCTGGCGCGCTTGGAAGGAGCCTTCGACTACGAGCTCAACAGCCACGATCTGGTGGAGCTTTCGGCCCTCTTGCTGCCCTTCCTGGGGGGCGATGCGGAAGCCCCCTGGGTGCCCCAGAGCGGCGAAGGGCAGATCCAGGGGAGCCTGGCGGTGAGCCGCGGTGACCCTACCCTGGCGGCGCGGCTGAACCTCCGTGATGTGGCCACCAGCCAGGTGGCGGCGGAGCGGGTGCGGGGCAGTGTGCAGGTGGAGAACGGCTCGGTGGATTACCTGAGCGTCGAGCTGATGGAAGGCGAGGCGGCGCTGTTGATCACCGGCACGGTGCGCCCCCAGGATTCCCAAAGAGTCTCGCAGGGGCCCACGGGAGGAGCTGCGGGAGGTTCTCTGAGCCCCAGCGCTCCGGCTCAGGGCTTCGTCTTCCAGACCGCCGCCGTCCCGGGACCGGTGGGGGACGGCGTGCCGCGGCGGCCGGAGATCGAGCTCGACTTCGATGCCCTCGACTGGCCTCTGAACACCATCGGCTATTGGCGCGACCTGAACTTGCCCCTCGCCGGTCCGGTGAGCGGCCGGCTGTCTCTGGTGGGGGACGGAGTGGATCTTTCCGGCCGCATCCGGGCGGCGGTGGCACCGGCGGAGCTGCTGGAACGCTCGGTGGAGGAGGTTCGGGGGGAGCTGGCTTGGGACTCAGAGGGCCTGGACATTCGCAAGCTCATGGTCACCGCGGCAGCGGGCTCGGCGGAGGTGCAGGGGAGCTTCGATCCGGTGACCGGTGCCATGGACTTGGATGTGGAGTCCGAGCTGGAGCTCGCCGGTGAGCCGTTGGCGAGCCTGCTGGGCGGTGGGCTGGCGGGGCGCGTGCGCCTCGAGGGGACCCTCGGTGGGAGCCTCGAGGACCCCCGGGTGGAGCTCGCCGGCGAGGTGGACGCAATGCAGGTGCTGGGCCGCTCTCTGGCCCGGCCGGGGGTGACCGCGGCGCAGCTGGAGGCGAGCTGGGACGGTGAGCGGGTGGAGGCCGAGGGAGAGCTGCTGGGGCTGCTGCGCTTCGCCGGCGGCGGGGCCCTGGACCGCAGCCAGGCGGCTCTCGACTTCGCCGTCTCCAGCCCCGAGCTGCGGGGCTTGGTGGAGCTGGTGACGGATCGGCCGGTGCCGGAGCTGGAAGGCGAGCTCGCCGGCCGGCTGCGGGTTCGGGGACCGGTGACCGAGCCTTCGGAGTTCGTGGCGGAGCTGGAGCTGGATCGCCTGGAAGGCGGCTATTCCGGAGCCTTCATCGAGCAGCTGGAGCCCACCCGGGCGACCCTCCAGGGCACCCGCCTCACCGTCGATTCCCTCTATCTGGGCAACCGGGAACGGGAGAGCGACTTCTTCGCCACCGGCGCTCTCGAGCTGGCCCCCGGGGGCACGGTGGACCTATCGGTGCAGAGCAGCCTCAGCACGCTCTGGCTGCGGCCGGTGGTGGTGGAGTTGGGGCTGCCGGAAGAGTTCGCGGCGCCGGGGCGCTTCGATCTCTTGGGTCGCCTCGTGGGGCCTTTGGACGGGCCCTATCTCGACGGTCAGGCCCAGGTCACCCTGGAGCCCTTCGTGATCCCCACCGTGCCCCAGGCGGTGGAAGACTTGAACGCCCGCATCGCCTTCTACCAGGACCGGGCGGAGCTGGAGAATCTGGAAGCGCGGGTGGGGGACGGCCGCATCGTCGCCCGGGGGACGGTGGAGCGGGAGCCCGACGGCGGCATCGGTGGCTACCAGGTCTACACTCATCTGGAGGATTTGAAGGTGCTCTTCCCGGAGGGCTGGTTGCAGCAGGGGGATGCCGAGCTGTGGCTCTCCTCCAGCGACAGCGGCCGGGATCTCCAGGGGCTGGTGGAGCTGGAGCAGGTGCGCTATCTGGAGGATTTGGAAGTAGGTTTGGGCAACGCCATCCAGGGGCTGCTGGAGACCGAGCGCCAGGAGGTGGGGTCGACCAATGAATGGCTCGCCGGTACCCGGGTGGATCTGCTCATCGAGGCTCCCCAGGCTCTGCGGGTGCGCAACCGCTCCGCCGATCTGCGGGGGGATCTGGACCTGGAGCTGCGGGGAACCTTGGCCCGGCCGGTGCTCCTGGGCACCATCGACGTGCAGCCCGGCGGTACCCTGGTCTACGCCGACAACGAATACCGCATCGAGCGCGGCCTGGTGACCTTCGCCAACCTCTACCGCACCGAGCCGGTGGTGGACCTGGTGGCCACTTCCCGGGTGCGCAGCTACGAGGTGGTGCTCAACCTCTCCGGCACTCCCGAACGGCTGGAGGTGGATGTCAACTCCGACCCGCCGCTCCCCCAGCTCGACCTCATGGCCCTGGTGGCCGGCGGCGCGCCGGTGGACCGCAACGCCCGGCCGACGCTGCCGGGTTCCACCGACGACGGGCAGCTGGACGCCCAGGCCTTCCTCTACGGCCAGGCCGCCAGCGCCATCACCGACCGGGTCAATGTGCTCTTCGGTCTCGACAAGCTGCGGGTGGACCCGCTGCCCAACAGCACCGGTTCTTCGTCCGTGCGGCTGACCGTGGGCAAACGGCTGAGCAACGACTTCTACATCACCTACTCCCGGGATCCCTCCACCACCGAGGAGGACATCTTGGAGGCGGAGTGGCAGGTGACCTCGAATCTGGTGCTGGTCTTCACCCAGAACGGGGACGGATCTTTCTCCGTCGACGCCCTGTGGGATCAACGGTTTTGAGCTTCCCGGTTCTCAGCCGTCCCTGGCCCAGTCGTTGGTCCAATCGTTGGGTACGGGGACTGCTCGGGGCGATGCTCTTGGCATTGGGAATCGCCGCGCCGACGGCTGCTCAGACGCCCGCGAACGCCGCTCCGGAGGCCGAGACTCCTCTGCGGGAAGCTCCCCGGATCAGCGCCGTCGAGATGCGCAGCGAGCTCCCTTCGGCTCGGGTGCAGCACCTCCGCGACCTCCTCGATTTCGGCCCCGGGGACCGGCTCACCGAAGGCACCGTGCGCCGCAGCCTTCGGGAGCTGCTGGCCAGCGGCGAGGTGGCGGAGGTGGCGATCTATCGCCGCCCCGACCCCGCCCGGGACGGCCAGGTGGTGGCGGTGGTGGCTCTGTGGCCTCATCTCATCGTCTCCGAGGTCGTATTGGAGGGCGAACCAAAGCTGCCGGAGGAGCGTCTGCGGTCGCGGCTGGGACAACGGGCCGGCGACCCGCTGATGGAAGGACGGGTCTTGCAGGGCCTCTACCGCATCGAGGAGCAGCATCGGGAGGCCGGCTACCTGGAGGCCCAGGCACGGCTTCAGGTGCGTCCCGGAGACGGCCCCCAGCGGGTCGTGGTGGTCTATGGCATCGAGCCCGGCCCCCGCACCCTGGTGGGGAAGGTGCAATGGGTCGGCGACCTCGGGCCGTTCTCCACCGTCGAGCTGGAAGAGCAGCTGCGCGCCGGCCCTGGAGAGCCGTACGACAGTCGCCGGCTGGAGGAGGATCCGCGGCGATTGCGTCGCTATCTGGTGCAGCAAGGCTACCGGCAGGTGCGGGTGGAAGCTCCGCGAACGGACCTGCGGGACGGTGCGGTGGACCTCGCCTACAACGTCGATCTCGGCCGTCCGGTGGCCGTGGTGGTGCGCGGCGCGGAGCAGGAGAAGCTCGAGAGGAAGGGGCTGCTGCCGTTTCTCGACGAGGATGGCTATGACCAGGCGCTGTTGATCCGCACCCGGGACCGGCTGCGCAACCACTATCAGGAGAAGGGTCATTACCGCGTTGAGGTGGAGGCCTATGAGGAGGCCCGTGAGGCATCGGGGGAGGCGTCGGAGGAGACGGCAGTTGAGGACCAGCCCCTGACGGTGGTGGTGGAGATCGAGCCCGGCCCGGTCATGGCGCTCGAAGAGCTGGAGCTGGAGGGCAATCGATCCTTTGCGGACGCTCGTCTGTCCGCCCTCATGGCCACCCAGCCCCGGCGTCGCCTGCTCCCCGGCAGCGGCTACCTGGTGGACGATGTGCTGGCGGAGGATCTGGACAACCTGCGAAGCTTCTACGCCCTGGAGGGTTTCTGGCAGGCCGAGGTGGGAGAGCCGACGATCTCTCAGGAGCTGGCGCCGGGAACCGACAAGGGTACCCTTCGAGTGACCGTCCCCATCGAGGAGGGCCCCCGCCGGCTGGTGGCGTCCTTCCAGCGCTCCGGGGTGGAGCACCTGCCGGAGAGCGCGTTGCCTCCCGCCCCACCGCTGGAGGAAGGCGGGCCCTATCACCCCCTGCGGGTGGAGGAGGCGGTGGAGCAGCTGCGCTTGGCCTACCAGGGGGCGGGCTTCGAATGGGTCCAGATCACCCCGCGGCTGGACTGGCTGGACGAAACCCTGGTGGACGTCACCCTGG
Proteins encoded:
- a CDS encoding O-antigen ligase family protein, translating into MTEAHGSPSPSPSLGQRRRLGRGLFTAHLLTLFSIAGSNVLLGLSVLAAPWTVDRSKDRLRLSPQARRWLLLLGCYVLLLGASILFSYDPRVSSRSLSDVFNLATPVLAVLLLRRERSVRRVVQGLVILGGLLALAGLVQYAFGYDNLEHRIRGSLSHYMTFSGVLLVCDCLLLAWLAFGDGRRRFWAWGALVAINAALLVSYTRNAWVALAVVLTLLALVRAPKLLLAYLPVGLIILLLAPVPILQRVGSIFDLRDPSNYDRLCMVYAGAHMVADRPLLGLGPEMVPERYAIYRHPSATRYWVPHLHNSWLNIAAERGLASLAVLVALFGWSGWTAWRRLRAEGGRASPRADLYYGVLLTLVAFTIAGLFEDNWADTEVQRLVLFVLVVPFCLGPASSEEASPEEMSGASGQEPGVVS
- a CDS encoding TlyA family RNA methyltransferase is translated as MSETATRLDQLLVQRGLFRSREQARRAVRGGVVAVDGRTVDKPSRPVAEDAPVEIRGPAEPFVSRAGGKLAAALETFAVDPTGWVCLDVGASTGGFTDCLLQRGAERVYALDVGHDQLDERLRRDPRVIVHEGVNARYLKPGFLPEAVQLATFDLSFISVLKVVPAVLPLVAEGGLLIALLKPQFEVGRSGVGKGGVVRDEARRRQVLEERREELSGLGLRFLGRVDSPVPGKTGNREELVCFQRPAARRLVDRGTKREPAGL
- a CDS encoding NAD(+)/NADH kinase, whose protein sequence is MDHPSQRGPIDPSAPDSDSPDPERRESAGEVLGETRFRRVGVVAKPEIEAMRVAGELGEWLRRRQMEVHLDARTLAQVGNGATGCFDPSGDYDLVVALGGDGTLLGVARRLNGDTPLLGVNLGNLGFLTEVGRTELYPTLVKVLSGDFELEERSLLQVTVFPQDGSPQRFQAFNDAVIAKGARSRIVELNLSVDQHPVARYRADGMIISTPTGSTAYNLSAGGPILFPQLPATVLAPICPHTLSLRPMVVPSYACIEVVLETRDEEVFVTIDGQEGTTLAYHDRVQITRSRSCIHLVKTSNRTFYDSLRGKLRWGGLSSEPAKKS
- a CDS encoding translocation/assembly module TamB domain-containing protein — translated: MKSPASSTPASPEPAPDSAPGPSPGGGTASKAGKERPKGRRWRALRRWLIRGVLWIAALLAFLVFVGTVSVRSAAVREALRLQVVDRLSSSLERSVTLEEVDFSLLPPVLELQDLRVAAEATGDPPVLTVERLRLEGAILNPWRRRWRLRQVEVVRPHLRLTVDPEGEINLPLPEAGDGGQVRIGALLVEDGVLEFEEQQWPLTLNAQDVRARMVGEGPGRLQGQATAASVQLRLPQAENYPLEVTVNGRYGPGEVILDSVRAVGEGLSMDAAGSVSWGRSLRESGAAERYLVELETTLRGSSQVLTDLGYLNGELSGPLRTEGVFQAWDGEWGYQGTASSPELEWSGRRLESLSGELSADRERVHLDLQRGSYAGGDLRGWAVVELESPTYPVEVDLDFRGVPLDRLLASEGLSLSGFASVVDGELDYRSVQQGRDRGYGWGQFEISPTSGPGVALAGTVPLTIEDGLVSSQAVLLGSERQRLFFGGSYDLARLEGAFDYELNSHDLVELSALLLPFLGGDAEAPWVPQSGEGQIQGSLAVSRGDPTLAARLNLRDVATSQVAAERVRGSVQVENGSVDYLSVELMEGEAALLITGTVRPQDSQRVSQGPTGGAAGGSLSPSAPAQGFVFQTAAVPGPVGDGVPRRPEIELDFDALDWPLNTIGYWRDLNLPLAGPVSGRLSLVGDGVDLSGRIRAAVAPAELLERSVEEVRGELAWDSEGLDIRKLMVTAAAGSAEVQGSFDPVTGAMDLDVESELELAGEPLASLLGGGLAGRVRLEGTLGGSLEDPRVELAGEVDAMQVLGRSLARPGVTAAQLEASWDGERVEAEGELLGLLRFAGGGALDRSQAALDFAVSSPELRGLVELVTDRPVPELEGELAGRLRVRGPVTEPSEFVAELELDRLEGGYSGAFIEQLEPTRATLQGTRLTVDSLYLGNRERESDFFATGALELAPGGTVDLSVQSSLSTLWLRPVVVELGLPEEFAAPGRFDLLGRLVGPLDGPYLDGQAQVTLEPFVIPTVPQAVEDLNARIAFYQDRAELENLEARVGDGRIVARGTVEREPDGGIGGYQVYTHLEDLKVLFPEGWLQQGDAELWLSSSDSGRDLQGLVELEQVRYLEDLEVGLGNAIQGLLETERQEVGSTNEWLAGTRVDLLIEAPQALRVRNRSADLRGDLDLELRGTLARPVLLGTIDVQPGGTLVYADNEYRIERGLVTFANLYRTEPVVDLVATSRVRSYEVVLNLSGTPERLEVDVNSDPPLPQLDLMALVAGGAPVDRNARPTLPGSTDDGQLDAQAFLYGQAASAITDRVNVLFGLDKLRVDPLPNSTGSSSVRLTVGKRLSNDFYITYSRDPSTTEEDILEAEWQVTSNLVLVFTQNGDGSFSVDALWDQRF
- a CDS encoding BamA/TamA family outer membrane protein; this encodes MALGIAAPTAAQTPANAAPEAETPLREAPRISAVEMRSELPSARVQHLRDLLDFGPGDRLTEGTVRRSLRELLASGEVAEVAIYRRPDPARDGQVVAVVALWPHLIVSEVVLEGEPKLPEERLRSRLGQRAGDPLMEGRVLQGLYRIEEQHREAGYLEAQARLQVRPGDGPQRVVVVYGIEPGPRTLVGKVQWVGDLGPFSTVELEEQLRAGPGEPYDSRRLEEDPRRLRRYLVQQGYRQVRVEAPRTDLRDGAVDLAYNVDLGRPVAVVVRGAEQEKLERKGLLPFLDEDGYDQALLIRTRDRLRNHYQEKGHYRVEVEAYEEAREASGEASEETAVEDQPLTVVVEIEPGPVMALEELELEGNRSFADARLSALMATQPRRRLLPGSGYLVDDVLAEDLDNLRSFYALEGFWQAEVGEPTISQELAPGTDKGTLRVTVPIEEGPRRLVASFQRSGVEHLPESALPPAPPLEEGGPYHPLRVEEAVEQLRLAYQGAGFEWVQITPRLDWLDETLVDVTLEVLEGPRMLLDRLVLRGNQKTDDDILRRFIDLESGSPVSRQQLLEVQRDLSRLGVFSRVDVRLLPGEVGGRDRDVVVRVEEGTAQRVSYGLGYDSDDGVRGLLGYSHRNLFGRALALQMDTRLSERDQLYRVSLQQPYLLRWDIPVTYSLFSFLEDRQSFDQDSRGLRIEAYRLLPRRRWGLVADLRYIDLENVEGSLDRIERQDREIEITSLIPSLLLDHRDDPFDPTEGWSTTLQLQYAFPAFSTDAHFLKLFVQQSHYLPLGRAGVVAASLRMGAIEPVGDELGPVPLSEDQVDNPVPIGERFFLGGRTTHRSFDRDLLGITGVTRIADPTGDGGVELLPVGGNGLLLANLEYRFPILGPLGGTVFADVGNVWRDWRDVDPEQLRYGVGVGLRYSSPIGPVRLEVGFNFDQEPGEDRTEVHLTFGNPF